A region from the Fundulus heteroclitus isolate FHET01 chromosome 22, MU-UCD_Fhet_4.1, whole genome shotgun sequence genome encodes:
- the pank1a gene encoding pantothenate kinase 1a isoform X2, translated as MKLLTGKKPAFPWFGMDIGGSLVKLVYFEPVDITAEEEQEEVENLKSIRRYLTSNVAYGKTGVRDVHLELRNLTMCGRTGNLHFIRFPTQAMPRFIQMGRDKNFSSLHTTLCATGGGAYKFENDFRTISDLELLKLDELDCLIRGLLFIDRVGFNGHPECYYFQNPSDPHSCVKKPCNLDNPFPMLLVNIGSGVSILAVYSENDYKRVTGTSLGGGTFLGLCCLLTGCETFEEALEMASKGDSTNVDKLVKDIYGGDYERFGLQGSAVASSFGHMMSKEKRDSISKEDLARATLITITNNIGSIARMCAVNEKIERVVFVGNFLRINTLSTKLLAYAMDFWSKGQLRALFLEHEGYFGAVGALMELLKTSEDL; from the exons ctttccCCTGGTTTGGCATGGACATCGGTGGGAGCTTGGTTAAGCTGGTGTACTTCGAGCCAGTCGACATCACTgcagaagaagaacaagaagaagtgGAAAACCTCAAATCTATCCGCCGCTACCTCACCTCAAACGTGGCCTATG gtAAAACAGGTGTCCGTGACGTCCACCTGGAGCTGAGGAACCTGACCATGTGTGGCCGGACAGGAAACCTGCACTTTATCCGCTTCCCCACCCAGGCCATGCCCCGGTTCATTCAGATGGGACGAGACAAGAACTTCTCCAGCCTGCACACAACGCTGTGCGCCACGGGAGGCGGGGCGTACAAGTTTGAGAACGACTTCAGAACA ATATCCGACCTGGAGCTGCTGAAGCTGGATGAGCTGGACTGTCTAATCCGTGGCCTGCTGTTTATCGACCGGGTGGGTTTCAACGGGCACCCAGAGTGCTACTACTTCCAGAACCCGTCAGATCCCCACAGCTGTGTGAAAAAGCCCTGCAACCTGGACAACCCCTTCCCAATGCTGCTGGTCAACATCGGCTCTGGGGTCTCCATACTGGCTGTCTACTCAGAGAACGACTACAAACGGGTAACTGGGACAAG TCTGGGAGGTGGAACCTTCCTCGGCCTTTGCTGTCTTCTGACGGGCTGCGAGACGTTCGAGGAGGCGTTGGAAATGGCCAGCAAGGGCGACTCCACAAACGTGGACAAACTTGTGAAGGACATATACGGGGGGGACTATGAACGCTTTGGCCTCCAGGGCTCTGCCGTCGCCTCCAG TTTTGGTCACATGATGAGCAAAGAGAAGCGGGACAGCATCAGCAAGGAAGACCTGGCCAGAGCCACACTAATCACCATCACCAATAACATAGGATCTATAGCACGCATGTGTGCTGTCAATGAG AAAATCGAGCGTGTGGTGTTTGTCGGGAACTTCCTTCGGATCAACACGTTGTCCACAAAGCTGCTAGCCTATGCCATGGACTTCTGGTCCAAAGGTCAGCTGAGAGCCCTCTTTCTGGAACATGAG GGTTACTTTGGAGCTGTCGGCGCGCTGATGGAGCTGCTGAAGACATCAGAGGACCTGTGA